The following proteins come from a genomic window of Microbacterium sp. SY138:
- a CDS encoding TetR/AcrR family transcriptional regulator produces MGTDGQSTAGRGPRGSYATGQARRQAIVDEALVVFARTGFHGGSLREIAKRVGVTPAGLLHHFADKEELFAEVLHQRDEKVRAAAGDPAEHTLLEQAKRVVAHNQTSRGLTSLYAIVSAEATDPEHPSHAEFAARYRARADEAVEILRRGQEAGEVRDDIDPALAARLISAVMDGIQLQWLLDESVDMVPLFDEFVRRYLYPADPPRP; encoded by the coding sequence GTGGGAACGGACGGCCAGTCGACAGCGGGTCGTGGCCCCCGTGGCTCCTACGCCACGGGGCAGGCGCGACGGCAGGCGATCGTCGACGAAGCGCTGGTCGTGTTCGCCCGGACCGGATTCCACGGCGGGTCGCTGCGGGAGATCGCGAAGCGCGTCGGCGTGACGCCTGCCGGCCTCCTGCATCACTTCGCCGACAAGGAGGAGCTGTTCGCTGAGGTGCTGCACCAGCGCGACGAGAAGGTACGAGCGGCCGCGGGCGATCCCGCGGAGCACACCCTCCTCGAGCAGGCGAAGAGAGTCGTCGCCCACAACCAGACCTCGCGCGGCCTCACGTCGTTGTACGCGATCGTCTCGGCCGAGGCGACCGATCCGGAGCATCCGTCGCACGCCGAGTTCGCCGCCCGCTACCGGGCCCGAGCCGACGAAGCCGTGGAGATCCTTCGCCGTGGGCAGGAAGCCGGTGAGGTGCGCGACGACATCGACCCCGCGCTCGCTGCACGCCTGATCAGCGCCGTCATGGACGGGATCCAGCTGCAGTGGCTCCTCGACGAATCCGTCGACATGGTCCCGCTCTTCGACGAGTTCGTGCGCCGCTACCTCTACCCTGCCGACCCTCCCCGGCCCTGA
- a CDS encoding ABC transporter ATP-binding protein, which produces MTVAHGAGVEVRNVSKSFGVDGAKVTVLDDVSLTIGMGEFVSVIGPSGCGKSTLLKVVAGLLDADSGSVTIDGESVTAASRDKKIGLVPQSPALLPWKTVRENVELPVRINAKANTGRALRDPEELLSTFGLGQAMKKYPGQLSGGMQQRAAIARAFVFDPAIMLMDEPFSALDEMNRDLQRIALLEFWQSNRKAVMFVTHSVPEAIMLSDRIVVMAAHPGRIAQVIDVNLPRPRTEEAYATDEFRELEAVVRGALRAQTEKAHV; this is translated from the coding sequence ATGACGGTCGCACACGGCGCCGGCGTCGAGGTCAGGAACGTCTCGAAGTCGTTCGGCGTCGACGGCGCGAAGGTCACCGTGCTCGATGATGTGAGCCTGACGATCGGAATGGGCGAGTTCGTGTCGGTGATCGGCCCGAGCGGCTGCGGCAAGTCCACACTGCTCAAGGTCGTCGCCGGCCTTCTCGACGCCGACTCCGGAAGCGTCACGATCGACGGAGAGAGCGTCACGGCGGCTTCGCGCGACAAGAAGATCGGTCTCGTGCCGCAGTCGCCCGCACTGCTGCCGTGGAAGACGGTGCGCGAGAACGTCGAGCTGCCGGTGCGGATCAACGCCAAGGCCAACACCGGGCGAGCGCTGCGCGACCCGGAGGAGCTGTTGTCGACGTTCGGGCTCGGACAGGCGATGAAGAAGTACCCCGGTCAGCTCTCGGGCGGCATGCAGCAGCGCGCCGCGATCGCGAGGGCCTTCGTGTTCGACCCGGCCATCATGCTGATGGACGAGCCGTTCTCGGCGCTCGACGAGATGAACCGCGACCTGCAGCGGATCGCGCTGCTGGAGTTCTGGCAGTCCAACCGCAAGGCCGTCATGTTCGTCACGCACTCGGTGCCGGAGGCGATCATGCTCTCCGACCGCATCGTGGTGATGGCCGCGCACCCGGGGCGCATCGCCCAGGTGATCGATGTGAACCTGCCGCGGCCGCGCACCGAAGAGGCCTACGCGACGGACGAGTTCCGCGAACTGGAAGCAGTCGTGCGCGGTGCGCTGCGCGCGCAGACGGAGAAGGCCCATGTCTGA
- a CDS encoding ABC transporter substrate-binding protein, whose amino-acid sequence MATSSAETRFRITATLTCVLAATLTLGACSAQTPGGDTAPTSASDTDACKRNQDAGTITYISGYGYSASAGQLDVFLAEELGYFDDLCLDVEINASGANGQQLVASGQAQFTALGSASDVMLAAANSKNLTAVATYGTTLPFSIFGNEKLESLKDLEGGSLGYFINLTPIASAMLDEAGVDVSKVEMVKMTNYDPTVVVREQVDAIVGYASNQPQSLKAQGLPFSEFLPADLGVEGTYNVMEVNSRFLDEHREVAADFMRASLKALQYCLDESDACIDKLAKLAEDSGQGAAFPRDQLARTWEVESAWVRESAGGNPGVQNESMWEPEHALVKKYGDVKELPAIADMMDADLVADLYDGDTLIWQEK is encoded by the coding sequence ATGGCTACTTCCTCTGCGGAAACCCGATTCCGCATCACTGCCACCCTGACGTGCGTTCTCGCCGCCACGCTGACGCTCGGAGCATGCTCCGCGCAGACGCCAGGCGGCGATACCGCCCCCACGAGTGCGAGCGACACCGACGCCTGCAAGCGGAATCAGGATGCCGGCACCATCACCTACATCTCCGGCTACGGCTACTCCGCCAGCGCCGGCCAGCTCGACGTGTTCCTCGCCGAGGAGCTGGGCTACTTCGACGACCTGTGCCTCGATGTCGAGATCAACGCCTCCGGGGCGAACGGGCAGCAGCTCGTGGCATCCGGTCAGGCCCAGTTCACCGCTCTCGGTTCGGCATCCGACGTGATGCTGGCGGCGGCGAACAGCAAGAACCTCACGGCGGTCGCCACCTACGGCACGACCCTGCCGTTCTCGATCTTCGGCAACGAGAAGCTCGAGAGCCTGAAGGACCTCGAGGGCGGATCGCTCGGATACTTCATCAACCTGACGCCGATCGCCTCGGCCATGCTCGACGAGGCCGGCGTCGACGTCTCGAAGGTCGAGATGGTCAAGATGACCAACTACGACCCCACGGTCGTCGTCCGCGAGCAGGTCGACGCGATCGTCGGCTACGCCTCCAACCAGCCGCAGTCGCTCAAGGCTCAGGGCCTGCCGTTCAGCGAGTTCCTCCCCGCCGATCTCGGCGTCGAGGGTACATACAACGTGATGGAGGTGAATTCCCGATTCCTCGACGAGCACCGCGAGGTCGCCGCCGACTTCATGCGGGCGAGCCTCAAGGCGCTGCAGTACTGCCTGGACGAGTCGGATGCCTGCATCGACAAGCTCGCGAAGCTGGCCGAGGACAGCGGTCAGGGCGCAGCGTTCCCCCGCGACCAGCTCGCCCGCACGTGGGAGGTGGAGTCCGCGTGGGTGCGCGAGAGCGCCGGCGGGAACCCCGGCGTGCAGAACGAGTCGATGTGGGAGCCCGAGCACGCCCTCGTGAAGAAGTACGGCGACGTCAAGGAGCTGCCCGCGATCGCCGACATGATGGACGCCGACCTGGTCGCCGACCTCTACGACGGCGACACCCTGATCTGGCAGGAGAAGTGA
- a CDS encoding ABC transporter permease has translation MSELTMRDTTATLATARLKAQPRRGVPSWLRWGAWGPTLITFVIAALLWQVVAWTNPYVLPTLEAIGASLVDDAGMYWSNFLVTLLEVVVGAAAGILAGFLLAVVMAEFQIIERAVMPLVIIVMVTPIVAIAPALVVAFGFGMVPKFIVTGLVVFFPMLVNSLAGLRDVDQKALDVFKTLHASRWEIFRELRFPGSMPYVFAGLRIALPLAVVGAAVAEFVAAGQQAGLGSLVTTSAAQANLAVTWASIALLCLLGVLLIIVLALVRKRVLWWSDGEVTAKG, from the coding sequence ATGTCTGAGCTGACGATGAGAGACACGACCGCCACCCTCGCGACCGCCCGCCTGAAGGCCCAGCCACGCCGGGGAGTTCCTTCCTGGCTGCGCTGGGGAGCGTGGGGACCCACGTTGATCACCTTCGTGATCGCCGCTCTCCTCTGGCAGGTCGTGGCCTGGACCAACCCGTACGTGCTGCCGACGCTGGAGGCGATCGGCGCCAGCCTCGTCGATGACGCCGGCATGTACTGGTCGAACTTCCTCGTCACGCTCCTCGAGGTGGTGGTCGGCGCCGCCGCCGGTATCCTCGCCGGATTCCTCCTGGCGGTCGTCATGGCGGAGTTCCAGATCATCGAGCGGGCGGTCATGCCGCTGGTCATCATCGTGATGGTGACCCCGATCGTGGCGATCGCCCCCGCACTGGTCGTGGCCTTCGGCTTCGGCATGGTGCCGAAGTTCATCGTGACGGGGCTCGTGGTGTTCTTCCCGATGCTCGTGAACTCGCTCGCGGGTCTGCGCGACGTCGATCAGAAGGCGCTCGACGTCTTCAAGACGCTGCACGCCTCGCGGTGGGAGATCTTCCGCGAGCTGCGCTTTCCCGGCAGCATGCCCTACGTGTTCGCAGGGCTCCGCATCGCCCTGCCGCTCGCGGTGGTCGGCGCGGCGGTCGCCGAGTTCGTCGCGGCGGGACAGCAGGCCGGTCTCGGCTCGCTCGTCACCACGTCTGCGGCTCAGGCGAACCTCGCGGTCACCTGGGCCAGCATCGCTCTGCTCTGCCTGCTCGGTGTGCTCCTGATCATCGTCCTCGCCCTGGTGCGCAAGCGCGTGCTCTGGTGGAGCGACGGCGAGGTCACGGCCAAGGGCTGA